One window of the Limisphaerales bacterium genome contains the following:
- a CDS encoding sulfatase-like hydrolase/transferase, with amino-acid sequence MSERPNILWYCTDQQRFDTIGALGNPHVRTPVVDKLVRDGVAFTHSYCQSPICTPSRASFMSGLYPSRVHNTRNGNATFPNWPPVISKLMADAGYECGLIGKFHLQSSGRRTEPRIDDGFSFWKFSHAPRDDWEEGHDYADWVREQGGDLNALRESDDRVPTELHQTTWASERSIEFIRQPHEGPWMLNVNIYDPHPPFIPPRSYAEQFDPAAMPGPHFRESDTAAQAKLADCDFQDEVRTPEEHDAHAVQARYYAMIAQIDDQFARILQTLDETGQRDNTVIVFTSDHGEALGDHGLMYKGCRFYEGLVRIPLIISWPGRFVADHQSDALVELLDLSATLLDLADVEMPDYFQGASLRSILEGRDLSDAHRNFVRSEYFDALDPHFTGGTGTYATMHRTRTHKLCVYHGKGVGELFDLENDPWEHENLWDDPAHADLKHRLLAESFDAHVLLTTDVGSERIAPM; translated from the coding sequence ATGAGCGAACGGCCCAACATTCTCTGGTACTGCACCGATCAGCAACGCTTCGATACCATTGGCGCGCTGGGCAACCCGCACGTACGCACGCCGGTGGTAGATAAACTGGTGCGCGATGGCGTGGCATTTACGCATTCCTACTGCCAAAGCCCGATTTGCACGCCGAGCCGGGCGAGCTTCATGTCGGGCCTGTACCCCAGCCGCGTGCACAATACGCGCAACGGCAACGCCACCTTTCCCAACTGGCCGCCAGTGATCAGTAAGCTGATGGCCGATGCCGGCTACGAGTGTGGGTTGATCGGAAAATTTCATCTGCAAAGCTCGGGCCGCCGCACGGAGCCGCGGATTGACGATGGGTTCAGCTTTTGGAAATTCAGCCACGCCCCGCGCGACGACTGGGAGGAAGGCCACGATTACGCCGATTGGGTTCGCGAACAGGGCGGCGATCTGAATGCCTTGCGCGAAAGCGACGACCGCGTGCCCACCGAACTGCACCAAACCACTTGGGCGTCCGAGCGGTCGATTGAGTTCATTCGCCAACCGCACGAAGGCCCGTGGATGTTGAACGTAAACATATACGACCCGCATCCGCCCTTCATACCGCCGCGTTCTTATGCCGAGCAGTTTGATCCCGCGGCCATGCCCGGGCCGCACTTTCGCGAAAGCGACACGGCGGCGCAGGCGAAGCTGGCCGATTGCGATTTTCAGGACGAGGTGCGCACGCCCGAGGAACACGATGCCCATGCGGTTCAGGCGCGGTACTATGCGATGATCGCCCAGATCGACGACCAGTTTGCTCGCATTCTGCAAACCCTCGACGAAACCGGCCAGCGCGACAACACGGTGATTGTTTTCACCAGCGACCACGGCGAGGCGCTTGGTGATCACGGGTTGATGTACAAAGGCTGTCGGTTTTACGAAGGGCTGGTGCGGATTCCTTTGATCATTTCTTGGCCGGGCCGGTTTGTGGCCGATCACCAAAGCGATGCGTTGGTGGAACTGCTCGACCTCTCGGCGACCCTGCTGGATCTCGCGGACGTGGAAATGCCGGATTATTTTCAGGGCGCGAGCCTGCGGTCGATCCTCGAAGGGCGCGATTTGTCCGACGCTCATCGCAACTTCGTGCGCAGTGAATACTTCGACGCTCTGGACCCGCATTTCACCGGCGGCACGGGCACCTACGCGACCATGCACCGCACGCGCACGCACAAGCTGTGCGTGTACCACGGCAAAGGCGTGGGGGAATTATTCGATCTGGAAAACGATCCGTGGGAACACGAAAACCTCTGGGACGATCCCGCACACGCCGACCTCAAGCACCGTTTGCTGGCCGAAAGTTTCGACGCCCACGTGCTACTGACCACCGACGTCGGCTCCGAGCGCATCGCCCCGATGTAA
- a CDS encoding tripartite tricarboxylate transporter permease, whose translation MIELFASPMLLGLTLLGVFLGITVGAVPGLTGTMLIALALPLTFTMEPVAALVLLVAMYVGAVSGGLISATLLRMPGTPAAVMTTLDGYPMARAGQPGRALGLGIGASLAGGLVSWLALWQLSEPMAEWSTRLGPFEYFSLVILALALLAGMGESTRARGLLAGGLGVLAAMPGVHPATGELRWTFGVTALNEGFRLIPVLIGMFAIGKILGDLTSDGGKVEQAKGEDGAWVPWATWKAQAGNLLRSSGLGTLIGVLPGVGANVGSLAAYMTAKRASKTPEQFGKGSEEGIVASEAANNATVGGALIPLIALGVPGSVIGAVLLGALIVHGLQPGPLLFRQNPEAVHAIIGSVLVANVMMFALMLGGARWIARLSAVPQKVLMPVITLCCLWGAYALNGQLVDVVVMLAFGVIGWRMEKAKLPLAAFVIGFVLAPVAEENLCAGLMASGGSYAPLVTRPLSLLMLIGAAVLLLRKNNVSAPDTSS comes from the coding sequence ATGATCGAGTTGTTTGCTTCTCCCATGTTGTTGGGGCTGACGTTGCTCGGGGTGTTTCTGGGCATCACGGTGGGGGCCGTGCCGGGATTGACGGGCACGATGCTGATCGCGCTGGCCTTACCGCTGACGTTCACGATGGAGCCGGTGGCGGCGCTGGTGTTGTTGGTGGCCATGTACGTGGGGGCGGTGAGTGGCGGTTTGATCAGCGCCACCTTGTTGCGAATGCCGGGCACGCCGGCGGCGGTGATGACGACGCTAGACGGCTATCCGATGGCGCGGGCCGGTCAGCCGGGGCGGGCGTTGGGACTGGGTATCGGGGCGTCACTGGCTGGCGGGTTGGTGTCGTGGTTGGCGTTGTGGCAATTGTCCGAGCCGATGGCGGAGTGGTCCACGCGGTTGGGGCCGTTCGAGTATTTTTCGTTGGTGATTCTGGCGCTGGCGCTGTTGGCGGGCATGGGGGAATCGACGCGGGCGCGAGGCTTGTTAGCGGGTGGACTGGGTGTGCTGGCGGCCATGCCGGGCGTGCATCCGGCTACGGGCGAACTGCGCTGGACCTTTGGCGTGACGGCGTTGAACGAGGGCTTTCGGCTGATTCCCGTGCTAATCGGTATGTTTGCTATCGGGAAAATTTTGGGCGATCTAACAAGCGATGGCGGCAAGGTGGAACAGGCGAAGGGCGAGGACGGGGCGTGGGTTCCGTGGGCGACATGGAAGGCGCAAGCGGGGAACCTCCTGCGCTCCTCGGGCTTGGGCACGTTGATCGGTGTGTTGCCCGGCGTGGGCGCGAATGTTGGTTCGCTGGCGGCGTATATGACGGCCAAGCGGGCGTCGAAGACACCGGAACAATTCGGTAAAGGCAGCGAGGAAGGCATCGTGGCTTCCGAGGCGGCGAACAACGCCACGGTGGGCGGGGCGCTGATTCCGCTGATCGCGCTGGGCGTGCCGGGCAGTGTCATCGGCGCCGTGCTGTTGGGGGCGTTGATCGTGCACGGCCTGCAGCCCGGGCCATTGCTTTTTCGGCAAAACCCTGAGGCGGTGCACGCCATTATCGGCTCCGTGCTGGTGGCGAACGTGATGATGTTTGCTCTGATGCTGGGCGGCGCCCGCTGGATCGCCCGGCTTTCGGCCGTGCCGCAAAAAGTGCTGATGCCCGTGATCACGCTCTGTTGCTTGTGGGGCGCGTACGCCTTGAACGGGCAGCTCGTGGACGTGGTGGTGATGCTGGCCTTCGGCGTGATTGGTTGGCGCATGGAAAAAGCGAAGCTGCCGCTGGCGGCCTTTGTGATCGGCTTCGTGCTGGCGCCAGTGGCCGAAGAAAACCTGTGCGCGGGGTTGATGGCGAGTGGCGGAAGCTACGCGCCCCTGGTAACGCGGCCGTTGTCCCTGCTGATGCTAATTGGCGCGGCGGTGTTGTTGCTGCGCAAGAATAACGTTTCCGCTCCGGACACATCTTCGTAA